From the Streptomyces sp. NBC_01216 genome, the window GGTTCGAAGGGCAGCAGCGGGATGTCGCGCAGCCCGTCGGGGCGGGGGCGGACGGCGCCCTCGCGGGCGAGGCGGGCGAGGGCCCGGACGCCGGGGAGGGGTGCGGTGAGCCGGTCGGCGAAGTCGCGGGGCCAGTCGTACCGGATCCGGCCGAGGGGCTGGAGCACGGGGGCGGTGTGACCGTGGCGGACCGTCCGCGGGGGCCGGCCGGGCCGGGCTGTCTTCTCCGTCATCTCCCGGGCTCCGTTCTCCGTGTCCGGCCGGATCGTCGAGGTGCTACGCAGGGGTGTGTGGTGCTGTCGCCAGCTCCTCCAGAGCGGCCCCGAAGGATCTCAACGCCGCTGCCACGTGCGGGAGTTCCACCGGATGGTCGGAGCCGAGGGATTCCCTCCGCTGCTCCTCGGTCGAGCCGAGGAGCGGTCCGGTGTCGAAGCGGACCCGCAGGGCGCCGAGTTCGTCCCCGAAGCGGTGTCCGCCGGGGACGGGGGTGCCGAGCCTCTCGGTGAGGTGGTTCTCCAGTTCCAGCGAGTCGGTGACACCGCGGGCGGCGAGGCCGGCCCGCAACGGGCCGAGGTCGGCGTAGAGATGACGGCCGGCCCGCGGGGGCCGGGCGAGAGCGCCGGCGCCGAGGACGACCCGGTGGGCGGCGGCGGCCACCCGCCCGTGGAGGGCGCCCGCGGCGGCGACGCGGACGGCGACGTCCTCGGGTTCGTCGAGCGCGTACGCGGCCGCGGGACCGAGGGGGCCGGCGACGACGGCGCCGAGGGCCGTGAGGGCGTCGAGGGTGCGGGCGCGGCGGTCGGTGTAGCGGTCGGCGCGGGACGGGTCGGTGGGCGGGAAGCGGGCCACGGCGCAGGGCCAGGCGGCGGGCGTGAGGGCGGCGCCGAGGTCGTACAGGACGGTGACGTCGTCGGGGCACATCTCGGCGGGGCTGAGGATGACGGTGTCCCGGGGCCGGTGGAGGGTGTCCCGCCAGGTCTCGTCACTGATGATGTGCAGGCCCTCGGCGACGGCCGCCTCGCACGCCTCGCGGACGAGTTCGGGCGGGGGGACGGTGGCGGTGGGGTCGTCGGCGACGGAGAGGAGCAGCAGCCGGGGCCGGCCGCCTTCGGCGCGGACCCGGCGGACGGTCTCCAGGAGGGCGTACGGGTCGGGCACGCCGCCGCACTCGGCGGGGGTCGGCACGTGGTAGGCGGGGCGGCCCAGGAGCCGTGCCTGCGGCGTCCACCAGGTCGGGCAGGGCCTCGGCAGCAGGATGTCGCCGCCGTGGGCCGCGATCAGGGCGAGGAGCAGCGGCTGGGCACCGGGGGACGCGGCGACGTCCTCGGCGTGGGTGCGCAGGC encodes:
- a CDS encoding aminotransferase class I/II-fold pyridoxal phosphate-dependent enzyme, which encodes MRQTAPEGRGPVRFGPPAPEPDLPVLPGLAAVLAAAADRTHVEPPGGGPVLREAAAGYWWRRGLRTHAEDVAASPGAQPLLLALIAAHGGDILLPRPCPTWWTPQARLLGRPAYHVPTPAECGGVPDPYALLETVRRVRAEGGRPRLLLLSVADDPTATVPPPELVREACEAAVAEGLHIISDETWRDTLHRPRDTVILSPAEMCPDDVTVLYDLGAALTPAAWPCAVARFPPTDPSRADRYTDRRARTLDALTALGAVVAGPLGPAAAYALDEPEDVAVRVAAAGALHGRVAAAAHRVVLGAGALARPPRAGRHLYADLGPLRAGLAARGVTDSLELENHLTERLGTPVPGGHRFGDELGALRVRFDTGPLLGSTEEQRRESLGSDHPVELPHVAAALRSFGAALEELATAPHTPA